From Halomicrobium salinisoli, the proteins below share one genomic window:
- a CDS encoding AzlC family ABC transporter permease, with the protein MEAHAGPDETEFSHEGLVAGVRESVPIALGVFTYGVVFGVLARQSSLGVAEAVLMSASVFAASAQFVVLDLWESPLPVIAIVATTVAVNLRHLLMGASIQPWLERLAPRTTYGTLYFLNDESWGLTMRARSNGERDAAFLLGSGLVVFAAWVGATVLGVAVGGLIENPARYGLDMAFVAVYIALLVGVWDGRGDAVPVGTAAVVAVAASVVVPGSWYILVGGLAGSLAGVARDEYV; encoded by the coding sequence ATGGAGGCGCACGCCGGGCCCGACGAGACGGAGTTCAGCCACGAGGGGCTCGTCGCCGGCGTCCGGGAGAGCGTCCCCATCGCGCTCGGCGTCTTCACCTACGGGGTCGTCTTCGGCGTCCTCGCGCGGCAGTCCTCGCTCGGCGTCGCCGAGGCCGTGCTGATGAGCGCCTCGGTGTTCGCCGCGTCCGCGCAGTTCGTCGTCCTCGACCTGTGGGAGTCGCCGCTGCCGGTGATCGCCATCGTCGCCACGACCGTCGCGGTGAACCTCAGACACCTCCTGATGGGCGCGTCGATCCAGCCGTGGCTCGAGCGGCTCGCGCCCCGGACGACCTACGGGACGCTGTACTTCCTCAACGACGAGTCGTGGGGGCTGACGATGCGCGCCCGGTCGAACGGGGAGCGCGACGCCGCGTTCCTGCTGGGCAGCGGCCTCGTCGTCTTCGCCGCGTGGGTCGGCGCGACCGTCCTCGGCGTCGCCGTCGGCGGCCTCATCGAGAACCCCGCCCGGTACGGCCTCGACATGGCGTTCGTCGCCGTCTACATCGCGCTGCTGGTCGGCGTCTGGGACGGCCGCGGGGACGCCGTGCCCGTCGGGACGGCGGCGGTGGTGGCGGTCGCCGCCTCCGTCGTCGTCCCGGGGAGCTGGTACATACTCGTCGGCGGGCTCGCCGGGAGCCTCGCCGGCGTCGCCCGGGACGAATATGTCTGA
- a CDS encoding thioredoxin family protein, which yields MVALESEDDVLAQGDEAPPFELPGADGETHALSDFADREAALVVFTCNHCPYAQAKFDELNALAAEYDDLAVVGVNSNDAEAYPDDSLDRMTDLVADGTIRYDAYLRDESQDVAAAYGARCTPDPFLLDNDSEARSASEQSSGDEPRDGTFRVAYHGRLDDALNPDDEPSEREMQAHVEALLAGEQITAEEKPSRGCSIKWTPGNEPDYWEA from the coding sequence ATGGTGGCGCTCGAGTCCGAGGACGACGTCCTCGCTCAGGGGGACGAGGCACCGCCCTTCGAACTGCCCGGCGCCGACGGCGAGACCCACGCCCTGTCGGACTTCGCCGACCGCGAGGCCGCGCTGGTGGTGTTCACCTGCAACCACTGCCCGTACGCGCAAGCGAAGTTCGACGAGCTGAACGCGCTCGCCGCCGAGTACGACGACCTCGCCGTCGTGGGCGTCAACTCCAACGACGCGGAGGCGTACCCCGACGACTCCCTCGACCGGATGACGGACCTCGTCGCGGACGGGACGATCCGGTACGACGCCTACCTCCGGGACGAGTCCCAGGACGTCGCGGCGGCCTACGGCGCCCGCTGCACGCCGGATCCGTTCCTGCTGGACAACGACAGCGAGGCGCGAAGCGCCTCGGAACAGTCGAGCGGCGACGAGCCGCGAGACGGCACCTTCCGCGTCGCCTACCACGGCCGCCTCGACGACGCGCTGAACCCGGACGACGAGCCCAGCGAGCGCGAGATGCAGGCCCACGTCGAGGCGCTGCTGGCCGGCGAGCAGATCACGGCCGAGGAGAAGCCCTCGCGGGGCTGCTCGATCAAGTGGACGCCCGGCAACGAGCCCGACTACTGGGAGGCGTAG
- a CDS encoding O-methyltransferase: MDEDPLPAVTEEFARTLAPDRDEVIEAMDARADREGFPTVGPAVGGWLRLLARAVDAERVFEFGSGFGYSAYWTAPALPEDGEIVLTEIDADELADARENLERGGYADRARFEHGDAIETVADCEGPFDLVLIDNEKDRYRAAFEAVRPTVPEGGVVVADNAIEAGPLDFADVRALLAGEDVDADGASRGVADYLATVRDDPDFETGLLPLGQGVAVSIRVGGE, encoded by the coding sequence ATGGACGAGGATCCGCTGCCGGCGGTTACGGAGGAGTTCGCACGGACGCTCGCGCCCGACCGCGACGAGGTGATCGAGGCGATGGACGCCCGCGCCGACCGCGAGGGGTTCCCGACGGTCGGGCCCGCGGTCGGCGGGTGGCTCCGCTTGCTCGCCCGCGCCGTCGACGCCGAGCGCGTCTTCGAGTTCGGCTCCGGCTTCGGCTACTCGGCCTACTGGACGGCGCCGGCGCTGCCCGAAGACGGCGAGATCGTCCTCACCGAGATCGACGCGGACGAACTGGCCGACGCCCGGGAGAACTTAGAGCGGGGCGGCTACGCCGACCGCGCCCGCTTCGAGCACGGCGACGCGATCGAGACGGTCGCCGACTGCGAGGGCCCGTTCGACCTCGTGCTGATCGACAACGAGAAGGACCGCTACCGGGCTGCCTTCGAGGCGGTCCGCCCGACGGTCCCCGAGGGCGGCGTCGTCGTCGCGGACAACGCCATCGAGGCGGGGCCACTGGACTTCGCGGACGTCCGGGCCCTGCTGGCGGGCGAGGACGTCGATGCCGACGGGGCGAGCCGCGGCGTCGCCGACTACCTGGCGACGGTGCGAGACGACCCCGACTTCGAGACGGGCCTGCTGCCGCTGGGACAGGGCGTGGCCGTGAGTATCAGGGTCGGCGGCGAGTAG
- a CDS encoding class I SAM-dependent methyltransferase produces MTDDTGKQWTELYHANEDEDAPLMPSKPLPFVEEIVAVLEERGYETVLEAAAGEGRNSQRFVEAVSDLHACDISEEALSVCADRTGGRVTSRRADVRDLPYDDGAFEATIMLDALTHLREVELVLRELARVTEPGGHVVFNMPVEGDDAAATGDLVDDWGALAEYEYATEGHDVTYMFVGERDRFTALLSSYGLRVERVTTWEWRDPPHPQYRRREHDHRNVVVYARTGG; encoded by the coding sequence ATGACAGACGACACCGGGAAACAGTGGACCGAGCTGTATCACGCGAACGAGGACGAGGACGCGCCCCTCATGCCGTCGAAGCCGCTCCCGTTCGTCGAGGAGATCGTGGCCGTCCTCGAGGAGCGCGGGTACGAGACCGTCCTGGAGGCGGCCGCCGGCGAGGGCCGGAACAGCCAGCGGTTCGTCGAGGCCGTCTCCGACCTCCACGCCTGTGACATCAGCGAGGAGGCGCTGTCGGTCTGCGCCGACCGCACGGGGGGACGGGTCACCTCGCGGCGCGCCGACGTCCGGGACCTCCCGTACGACGACGGCGCGTTCGAGGCGACGATCATGCTGGACGCGCTGACCCACCTGCGGGAGGTCGAACTCGTGCTCCGCGAGCTCGCACGGGTGACGGAGCCGGGCGGGCACGTCGTCTTCAACATGCCCGTCGAGGGGGACGACGCCGCGGCGACGGGTGATCTCGTCGACGACTGGGGGGCCCTCGCGGAGTACGAGTACGCGACGGAGGGCCACGACGTGACGTACATGTTCGTCGGGGAGCGGGATCGGTTCACGGCGCTGCTGTCGTCGTACGGCCTCCGCGTCGAGCGCGTCACGACGTGGGAGTGGCGCGATCCGCCCCACCCGCAGTACCGGCGCCGGGAGCACGACCACAGGAACGTCGTCGTGTACGCGAGAACCGGAGGGTAG
- a CDS encoding universal stress protein, which translates to MIDRILVAVDDTESSRRAAAVAKAFAATHGATLDAVHVADDGTSDDPAVLAKTAVADATVDAGTVELESHVIDGDVPEALEEHVRDTGADVVVIGRSDPSGVGERLFGGAVDRLLRRVDIPVLAVPETADVDPAAAYDDVLATTDGSHEAEAAAPWATLLAREFDATLHVLRVVDLSTEAGGFDAGGARAEYMDRLEGDAADDVGDFLAAADAADVAVERAVRRGRVPDGIDDYVREAGIDVVVIASERSGSLSGQLLGSVATKLLQTLDVPVLVVAGEEDPDAA; encoded by the coding sequence ATGATCGACCGGATCCTGGTCGCCGTCGACGACACGGAGTCCTCCCGGCGGGCGGCCGCCGTGGCGAAGGCGTTCGCGGCGACCCACGGCGCGACGCTGGACGCCGTCCACGTCGCGGACGACGGTACGTCGGACGATCCGGCGGTGTTGGCAAAGACCGCCGTCGCCGACGCCACGGTCGACGCGGGGACGGTCGAACTGGAGTCGCACGTGATCGACGGGGACGTGCCCGAGGCCCTCGAGGAACACGTCCGCGACACGGGCGCGGACGTCGTGGTGATCGGCCGGAGCGACCCCAGCGGCGTCGGCGAGCGGCTGTTCGGGGGCGCGGTCGACCGACTGCTGCGCCGGGTCGATATCCCCGTCCTCGCCGTGCCGGAGACGGCCGACGTGGACCCCGCGGCCGCCTACGACGACGTGCTGGCGACGACCGACGGGAGCCACGAGGCCGAGGCGGCCGCGCCCTGGGCGACGCTGCTCGCGCGGGAGTTCGACGCGACGCTGCACGTCCTCAGGGTCGTCGACCTCTCGACCGAGGCGGGGGGGTTCGACGCCGGCGGCGCTCGCGCGGAGTACATGGACCGCCTGGAGGGCGACGCGGCCGACGACGTCGGCGACTTCCTCGCGGCCGCGGACGCCGCGGACGTCGCCGTCGAGCGGGCGGTCCGGCGCGGTCGCGTCCCCGACGGGATCGACGACTACGTCCGCGAGGCGGGGATCGACGTCGTCGTGATCGCCTCGGAGCGGTCCGGGAGCCTCTCCGGGCAGCTGCTGGGAAGCGTCGCGACGAAACTCCTCCAGACGCTCGACGTCCCGGTGCTGGTCGTGGCCGGCGAGGAGGACCCCGACGCGGCGTGA
- a CDS encoding PAS domain-containing protein, translating to MSHLLEEPTAVVVVGGAGSGAASALTGGAATAVVHRSSVDAAVATLEERDDVGCVVLTGEPGERAADGCRRIRAADRDLPVVVLTEVEPDAAAAVADVEHCRLLPRSVSPTRLREVVDAALADYEERRDRAANSSILETLLSESNVSIYAKDDQARVVRMADVEYGPDPDDVRGKTDLEVWSDETPEMARQTYDDDLDVVESGEPVYEQRERFDQGGYTHWSETTKVPWRDEDGEVQGLVGVSRDVTEDMERAEELRERRQLIEQFASYVSHDLKTPLQVASGSLRLARETGDGDAFRKVGDALERMEETIDDLSELARRRAETGTTEEIREALPDRDPDETIETPRLGELVEDVWDVIGADEATLEVSVPPAATITADPETIRPLLENLLKNAVAHAGPDVTVRVGLTDRSGFYVADDGPGIPEDERDRVVEEGYTTAEDGTGMGLTIVSEVAAENGWTLALADSRAGGARVEINDCKIVADRLDAARPDRSVDLIDDQTVGDAGVAGAAERVETVDRWIVTGGGENIWGQTNEFHFLYGRATPPVRLQARIRDLDAVDEYSKTGLMIRGGLDEDAPFGFVGQTAEHGTELAWRESADGRTRTEQFEEPESAYEWYRIECVDGAVTCSVSPDGDEWTALDQRSLPFDDEVYAGLAVCSHDGQTHSVAEFEGVSAYELEDE from the coding sequence ATGAGTCACCTGCTCGAAGAGCCGACCGCCGTCGTGGTGGTCGGCGGCGCCGGCTCTGGGGCGGCGTCTGCGTTAACGGGGGGAGCAGCCACGGCGGTCGTCCACCGGTCCTCGGTCGACGCGGCAGTGGCAACGCTCGAGGAACGCGACGACGTCGGCTGCGTCGTCCTGACGGGGGAACCGGGCGAGAGAGCGGCCGACGGCTGCCGGCGGATCCGAGCAGCGGACCGGGACCTGCCGGTCGTGGTGCTGACCGAGGTGGAGCCCGACGCGGCCGCGGCGGTCGCCGACGTCGAGCACTGCCGCCTCCTGCCGCGGTCGGTCTCGCCGACACGGCTGCGCGAGGTCGTCGACGCGGCGCTGGCCGACTACGAGGAGCGGCGCGACCGGGCCGCGAACAGCAGCATCCTCGAGACCCTGCTGTCGGAGAGCAACGTCTCGATCTACGCGAAAGACGACCAGGCGCGAGTGGTCCGGATGGCCGACGTCGAGTACGGTCCGGACCCCGACGATGTCCGCGGGAAGACCGACCTGGAGGTGTGGAGCGACGAGACGCCCGAGATGGCCCGACAGACCTACGATGACGACCTGGACGTCGTCGAGAGCGGCGAGCCGGTCTACGAGCAGCGCGAGCGGTTCGATCAGGGCGGGTACACCCACTGGTCGGAGACGACGAAGGTTCCCTGGCGCGACGAGGACGGCGAGGTCCAGGGCCTCGTCGGCGTCTCGCGAGACGTCACCGAAGACATGGAGCGCGCCGAGGAGCTCCGCGAGCGCCGCCAGCTCATCGAGCAGTTCGCGAGCTACGTGTCCCACGACCTCAAGACGCCGCTGCAGGTCGCCAGCGGTTCGCTGCGGCTCGCCCGCGAGACCGGCGACGGTGACGCCTTCCGGAAGGTCGGCGACGCCCTGGAGCGCATGGAGGAGACAATCGACGACCTCAGCGAACTGGCTCGGCGCCGGGCCGAGACGGGCACGACCGAAGAGATCAGGGAGGCGCTGCCGGACCGCGACCCCGACGAGACGATCGAGACGCCGAGGCTGGGCGAACTCGTCGAGGACGTCTGGGACGTGATCGGCGCCGACGAGGCGACGCTCGAGGTGTCGGTGCCGCCGGCGGCGACCATCACGGCCGACCCCGAGACGATCCGACCGCTGCTGGAGAACCTGCTGAAAAACGCCGTCGCCCACGCCGGCCCCGACGTGACGGTCCGCGTCGGGCTCACCGACCGGAGCGGCTTCTACGTGGCCGACGACGGCCCGGGCATCCCCGAGGACGAGCGCGACCGGGTCGTCGAGGAGGGGTACACGACCGCCGAGGACGGCACCGGGATGGGGCTGACCATCGTCTCGGAGGTGGCCGCCGAGAACGGCTGGACGCTCGCCCTGGCCGACAGCCGGGCCGGCGGTGCCCGCGTCGAGATCAACGACTGCAAGATCGTGGCCGACCGGCTCGACGCCGCCCGCCCGGACCGGTCCGTCGACCTGATCGACGACCAGACCGTCGGCGACGCGGGTGTCGCTGGCGCGGCCGAACGCGTCGAGACCGTCGACCGGTGGATCGTCACCGGCGGCGGCGAGAACATCTGGGGGCAGACCAACGAGTTCCACTTCCTGTACGGGCGGGCGACCCCGCCGGTCCGACTCCAGGCCCGGATCCGCGACCTCGACGCGGTCGACGAGTACAGTAAAACCGGGCTGATGATCCGGGGCGGGCTCGACGAGGACGCTCCGTTCGGGTTCGTCGGCCAGACGGCCGAACACGGCACGGAGCTGGCCTGGCGGGAGAGCGCCGACGGACGGACCCGGACCGAGCAGTTCGAGGAGCCGGAGTCGGCCTACGAGTGGTACCGGATCGAGTGCGTCGACGGCGCGGTCACCTGCTCGGTCTCGCCGGACGGCGACGAGTGGACGGCTCTCGACCAGCGGTCCCTCCCGTTCGACGACGAGGTGTACGCGGGCCTCGCCGTCTGCAGCCACGACGGCCAGACCCACAGCGTCGCCGAGTTCGAGGGCGTCAGCGCCTACGAACTCGAGGACGAGTGA
- a CDS encoding pyridoxal phosphate-dependent aminotransferase: MTFEPADRVDQVPPSGIRRFFELAEEMDDIISLGVGEPDFSAPWAAREAAIASLEQGKTSYTANRGKRELRELIAADVDRRYDLDYDPDEEILVTAGASEGLDLAFRALLNPGDAVAVAQPCYVSYVPGVTFAGGEVIDVPTRAADEFKLTYEVLEASGAAEAEALVYCYPNNPTGATMTEDELREVAEFAREHDLIVFADEIYSELSYEHDHTSIATLPGMRERTVVFNGFSKAYAMTGMRLGYAMAPPEAITAMNRVHQYTMLSAPTTAQHAAIEALQTCGDEVVDMREQYDRRRQFVLSRFEEMGLECFPASGAFYAFPECPWDDANEFAEALLEEERVAVVPGTAFGEGGDGHLRISYATGLGDLKEAMARLESFLE, translated from the coding sequence ATGACGTTCGAGCCGGCCGACCGCGTCGACCAGGTGCCGCCCAGCGGCATCCGCCGCTTCTTCGAGCTCGCCGAGGAGATGGACGACATCATCTCCCTCGGCGTGGGCGAGCCCGACTTCTCCGCGCCGTGGGCCGCCCGCGAGGCCGCCATCGCCTCGCTGGAGCAGGGCAAGACCTCCTACACGGCCAACCGCGGCAAGCGCGAGCTCCGCGAGCTGATCGCGGCGGACGTCGACCGGCGCTACGACCTCGACTACGACCCCGACGAGGAGATCCTGGTGACGGCGGGCGCCAGCGAGGGGCTGGACCTGGCCTTCCGCGCCCTGCTGAACCCCGGCGACGCCGTGGCCGTCGCCCAGCCCTGCTACGTCTCCTACGTCCCCGGCGTCACCTTCGCCGGCGGCGAGGTGATCGACGTCCCCACGCGCGCGGCCGACGAGTTCAAACTGACCTACGAGGTCCTCGAGGCGTCCGGCGCGGCCGAGGCGGAGGCGCTGGTGTACTGCTACCCCAACAACCCCACCGGCGCCACGATGACCGAGGACGAACTCCGGGAGGTCGCCGAGTTCGCCCGCGAGCACGACCTGATCGTGTTCGCCGACGAGATCTACTCGGAGCTGAGCTACGAGCACGACCACACCTCCATCGCGACGCTGCCGGGGATGCGCGAGCGGACGGTCGTGTTCAACGGCTTCTCGAAGGCCTACGCCATGACCGGGATGCGCCTCGGCTACGCCATGGCGCCCCCGGAGGCGATCACGGCGATGAACCGCGTCCACCAGTACACGATGCTGTCGGCGCCGACCACCGCCCAGCACGCCGCCATCGAGGCGCTACAGACCTGCGGCGACGAGGTCGTCGATATGCGCGAGCAGTACGACCGCCGCCGGCAGTTCGTCCTCTCGCGGTTCGAGGAGATGGGCCTGGAGTGCTTCCCCGCCTCGGGCGCCTTCTACGCCTTCCCCGAGTGCCCCTGGGACGACGCCAACGAGTTCGCCGAGGCCCTGCTGGAGGAGGAGCGGGTCGCAGTCGTCCCGGGCACCGCCTTCGGCGAGGGCGGCGACGGCCACCTCCGGATCTCCTACGCGACCGGGCTCGGCGACCTGAAGGAGGCGATGGCGCGGCTGGAGTCCTTCCTCGAGTGA
- a CDS encoding BtpA/SgcQ family protein produces the protein MDVEARLGAESPVVGMVHLPPLPGAPEYEDREGIRERAVADAEALVAGGADAVLVENFGDAPFYPEDVPDHVVAEMTAATRAVREAVDCPVGVNVLRNDAEAALSVAAAAGGSFVRVNVHVGARATDQGVLEGRAHETVRLRERIDADVAVLADVAVKHSAPLSERPLAEQVADAVERGRADGLVVSGPATGEATDADALAAAVDARNDVDPDVPVLVGSGVTAENAPDLLEVGDGAIVGTAFKRDGAVANPVDENRVRRLVAAVRDDRSDTGTGI, from the coding sequence ATGGACGTCGAAGCGCGACTCGGCGCCGAGTCGCCGGTCGTCGGCATGGTGCACCTGCCCCCGCTGCCCGGGGCGCCCGAGTACGAGGACCGCGAGGGGATCCGCGAGCGCGCCGTCGCGGACGCCGAGGCGCTAGTCGCCGGCGGTGCGGACGCCGTGCTGGTGGAGAACTTCGGCGACGCACCGTTCTACCCCGAGGACGTCCCGGACCACGTCGTCGCCGAGATGACCGCGGCGACCCGGGCCGTCCGCGAGGCCGTCGACTGCCCCGTCGGGGTGAACGTCCTCCGGAACGACGCCGAAGCCGCGCTGTCCGTCGCCGCCGCGGCCGGCGGGTCGTTCGTCCGGGTCAACGTCCACGTCGGCGCCCGCGCGACCGACCAGGGCGTGCTCGAGGGGCGGGCCCACGAGACGGTGCGCCTGCGCGAGCGGATCGACGCCGACGTCGCCGTGCTGGCCGACGTCGCGGTCAAACACTCCGCGCCGCTGTCAGAGCGCCCCCTGGCCGAGCAGGTGGCCGACGCCGTCGAGCGCGGCCGCGCCGACGGGCTGGTCGTCTCGGGACCGGCGACGGGCGAGGCGACGGACGCCGACGCGCTCGCCGCCGCGGTCGACGCCCGCAACGACGTGGATCCGGACGTGCCCGTCCTCGTCGGCAGCGGCGTCACGGCCGAGAACGCTCCCGACCTGCTGGAGGTCGGAGACGGCGCCATCGTCGGGACGGCCTTCAAGCGGGACGGAGCGGTCGCAAATCCGGTCGACGAGAACCGGGTCCGTCGGCTCGTGGCGGCCGTCCGAGACGACCGTTCCGATACCGGGACGGGGATTTAA
- a CDS encoding AzlD family protein, producing the protein MSELDVSGLALVAIAGMAVGTYVTRAGGYWLVSQFELTPRFRAWLRYLPGAVLVSLIVPDLVNGGPAEWGAALGALVVAWRSGNILYAMLAGIGIVVVLRRVPVVG; encoded by the coding sequence ATGTCTGAACTGGACGTCAGCGGCCTCGCGCTCGTCGCCATCGCCGGCATGGCGGTCGGAACGTACGTCACCAGGGCCGGCGGCTACTGGCTGGTGAGCCAGTTCGAGCTGACGCCGCGCTTCCGTGCGTGGTTGCGCTACCTGCCGGGCGCCGTTCTGGTGTCGCTGATCGTCCCCGACCTCGTGAACGGCGGTCCCGCCGAGTGGGGCGCCGCTCTCGGCGCGCTCGTCGTCGCGTGGCGCTCGGGGAACATCCTGTACGCGATGCTGGCGGGCATCGGCATCGTGGTCGTCCTCCGCCGGGTCCCCGTGGTCGGGTGA
- a CDS encoding Lrp/AsnC family transcriptional regulator has translation MDDRGEILALLRENARYTTEDMARQTGLDEDEVEAAIEELEAEGVVRGYQAVVDWDALDEDEERVRATVELNVTLDRETNYVDIADRIAKFPQVRSLRLVSGDYDFDLEVEGDSMQEVSHFVSDKIAVIPEITQTVTHYVMDSYKEQGIEFGDGDDDDRLSVSP, from the coding sequence ATGGACGACCGCGGCGAGATCCTGGCGCTGTTGCGCGAGAACGCCCGCTACACCACCGAGGACATGGCCCGCCAGACGGGCCTCGACGAGGACGAGGTCGAGGCGGCGATCGAGGAACTGGAGGCCGAGGGCGTGGTCCGCGGCTACCAGGCCGTCGTCGACTGGGACGCCCTCGACGAGGACGAGGAGCGGGTCCGCGCGACGGTCGAGCTCAACGTCACCCTCGACCGCGAGACCAACTACGTCGACATCGCCGACCGGATCGCCAAGTTCCCGCAGGTGCGGTCGCTGCGGCTGGTCAGCGGCGACTACGACTTCGACCTCGAGGTCGAGGGCGACTCCATGCAGGAGGTCTCGCACTTCGTCAGCGACAAGATCGCGGTGATCCCCGAGATCACTCAGACGGTGACCCACTACGTCATGGACTCCTACAAGGAGCAGGGCATCGAGTTCGGCGACGGGGACGACGACGACCGACTGTCCGTCTCGCCATGA
- a CDS encoding helix-turn-helix domain-containing protein: protein MASPKRELLSVELELWHPDCWTNEVMEETDAGVLGHGSVLDGRRAYERCTIYGDSPEHVAEAVGTAEESTLIGDVQTVGSTPAESVVPESAIGTFAQDVFIEYEFTEGIGPAFASRGFVLDGASRMEDGREIWPLLVQMNRSSLGRRIEEIRNEYDANITIRQVTSADRERSTPSFEDRLSELTPRQRQAYELARRRGYYEWPRETSVQDLADDLGVSKTTFLEHLRSAENHLLDPPQSRERSGDGSDGT, encoded by the coding sequence ATGGCATCGCCGAAGCGCGAACTCCTGAGCGTGGAGCTGGAGCTCTGGCATCCCGACTGCTGGACGAACGAGGTGATGGAGGAGACTGACGCCGGCGTGCTCGGACACGGGAGCGTCCTGGACGGGCGACGGGCGTACGAGCGGTGTACGATCTACGGCGACTCGCCGGAGCACGTGGCCGAGGCCGTGGGGACGGCCGAGGAGTCCACGCTGATCGGGGACGTCCAGACCGTGGGGTCGACGCCGGCCGAGAGCGTGGTCCCGGAGTCGGCCATCGGCACGTTCGCGCAGGACGTCTTCATCGAGTACGAGTTCACCGAGGGGATCGGACCGGCCTTCGCCTCCCGGGGGTTCGTCCTCGACGGCGCGTCGCGGATGGAGGACGGCAGGGAGATCTGGCCGCTCCTGGTGCAGATGAACCGGTCGTCGCTCGGCCGCCGGATCGAGGAGATCCGCAACGAGTACGACGCGAACATCACCATCAGGCAGGTCACGTCGGCCGACCGCGAGCGGTCGACGCCCTCCTTCGAGGACCGGCTGAGCGAGCTGACCCCGCGCCAGCGCCAGGCCTACGAGCTGGCCCGGCGGCGGGGGTACTACGAGTGGCCCCGGGAGACGAGCGTGCAGGACCTCGCCGACGACCTCGGCGTCTCAAAGACGACCTTCCTCGAGCACCTCCGGTCGGCCGAGAACCACCTCCTCGACCCGCCCCAGTCACGGGAGCGGTCCGGCGACGGTAGCGATGGAACCTAA